GTTGCAGCCGCAGGTGAATGCCGCGATGCGCGCCGCCGATGCGGCGGCTGTCATCGCGCGGCGTGACGCGCAGGCAGCGGCGCTTGCCGCGCCGCACGGGCGCGTCGCAGGGCTGCTGGCGACACTGGCGCAAGTGCGCGACGACGGCGTCCGGCTCGACGCGCTGCGCACGACACCGGCCGGGGCCGTGCTCGATGTGCGGGCCACGAGCTACCGGGCGGCCGCGCGTTGGCTCGCCGGGATGGCGCGCGAGCAGCGTGACTGGCGGATCGACGTGGATGCGTTGGCGCCTGTGTCGAGTGCGGGGAGCCTGCTGGCCGGGATGCCGTTCCGGTTCTCGGTTCAGTTGCGCTGGCACGATGCGATGCCGTCGCGGACGGCGTCGGGAGGTGGCGCATGACGGCGATCACGCATTGGCTTGCGCCGCGTGGCGATGCGCGGCTGGTCGGCATGCCGCTCGTCTCGCCGGGGGGAATGCATGCCGCCGGCTGCGTACTGGCGTTCGTGGCCGTGCTGGCAGGCGGTATTCATCTGGCAAATGCGGCCGACTGGAGCGGGCTCGCGCATAGTCGCGCGTTGCTGGCTGCAGCGCAGGGGCGAGAGGCCGATGCGCGGCGTGTCCTTGAGTCTGCGGAACGCCGGCTCAGTGCACATCCTGCGCCGGCGCATGACGACCACGCGTCGCGTACGCCGGAATGGGCCGCGCTGATGTTGGGACTGGCCGATCTCGCCGCGTCGAGCGGGCTGAACAGGGTATCGATCGAGCCGCAGCGTATCGATAGCGCGGCACCGGAGGGCCGGCGCACCGTGCGCATCGTCGCGGACGGCGGCTTTCGCGCATTGTCGAAGATGGTCGGCGGGCTGGCGCGCTTTCCGGTGCT
The DNA window shown above is from Burkholderia cepacia and carries:
- a CDS encoding fimbrial protein, which produces MTADQAALGGFNLLPHRERLAHALRRRRAAQCGAAILLGVLGAVLWTGAATWMRWRTDVARASVETRLRQLQPQVNAAMRAADAAAVIARRDAQAAALAAPHGRVAGLLATLAQVRDDGVRLDALRTTPAGAVLDVRATSYRAAARWLAGMAREQRDWRIDVDALAPVSSAGSLLAGMPFRFSVQLRWHDAMPSRTASGGGA
- a CDS encoding pilus assembly protein; the protein is MTAITHWLAPRGDARLVGMPLVSPGGMHAAGCVLAFVAVLAGGIHLANAADWSGLAHSRALLAAAQGREADARRVLESAERRLSAHPAPAHDDHASRTPEWAALMLGLADLAASSGLNRVSIEPQRIDSAAPEGRRTVRIVADGGFRALSKMVGGLARFPVLAVPSALRVERRMQATRMDMSVDVFAALPAASPAGGTAPLQAAALAADPFGGGADGMAARLAGTIRDARAGLALFDDGDGAFTAVAPGEALGPARVMRVEPAAVMLAMADGAHRVVMNDGVWP